ACTTCTAGACCATCACCGATAAGGGAGATTGTTCTAATATTATCTGCTTCGTAATCTCTTTTCCAAACCTTCTTCCCTGTTTGGATATCGTAAAGGTTTACGCTGTTTTTATTGGCAAAGGCAATTTGGTTGTCATCTAGGAATTTGTGCAGCTTGTAGTCTCCTTCTAGCTCAATTGGTTCTGCCCATATGTTTTTCCCAGTTTCTGCGTTAATAGCAATAATCTTCTTGCTGAATGGCTTTGGACCGCTAAGCGACATTAGGTTAGATGCTGCAGAACGCTTTTCAACTACAAGAATGGTTGATTGATTAGGCGTGGTGAAAAAAGTGCCAGGGTTACAATCATTTTCCCATATAATGCTGCCATTCGTGGCATTTAAAAGCGCTAGCTTACCATTGTTGTTGTAAATAACGTTTCCTGAAGCGGTAGCTGCTGGTTTGAATAGGTTAACAGAAAGGACGTCCCATCCATTAGCTTTGCTAACAAATTTCAGCGCATCTTTTGTTAGGTTGGCATCAGCAAGCTTTGTGCTCCATAGAAGGTTGTCAGTTGATAGATCTACTGCATGTAAAACCTCAGATCCATCCTCTGCTTTTACCTTAATTAGCACGATGTTTAATTCAGGGATAATGTCGTTTGACAGTACAGACTTATAAGGCTGGTTGCTTTCTCCAAGAATTACTTTACCAGTGCTGATGTCGATTAAGTTCCCGCAGATAGATGCAAACTGCGAGTAAGGTATTTCAGAATACTCAGCAAGATCTAACCCTTTGGTCATATCGTCAGAAGCAGTAAGAGAGCTGGCTGTTCTAGCAGCCTGTAATGCAGCTACCTTTTCTGATTTTTTGATAGACCAAGCAACAGAGTTGTCGCTACTGTTAATTCCATAGTAGTATGCCGACGTTTCTACCACTGGAGTTTGTGTAAAGTTGTGAAAGTAGATCGATTTTGGATTTCCTTCAATCGGAGTTTTCCATCTAACATCAACTTGTGCATAGGCTTCTCCAAGAAAAAGCATTGCAACGATTACGAGTGATTTTTTCATATAATAATTAGGTAAAAATAAGTCGGATACTATAATGTTGCTGCAAAGGTAGCAAATTGGGAGATTCCTGAAAATTTCAATATTTAATGTATGTTTAAGTCTTTTCGTGCAGCGTTAGCGTCATTATCTCGAATGCTTAATAAAAATATGGAAGAATCTTACGGCCGTAATAGATTGAAGAAACTTGAGCAGGTA
The sequence above is a segment of the Alistipes sp. ZOR0009 genome. Coding sequences within it:
- a CDS encoding PQQ-binding-like beta-propeller repeat protein; protein product: MKKSLVIVAMLFLGEAYAQVDVRWKTPIEGNPKSIYFHNFTQTPVVETSAYYYGINSSDNSVAWSIKKSEKVAALQAARTASSLTASDDMTKGLDLAEYSEIPYSQFASICGNLIDISTGKVILGESNQPYKSVLSNDIIPELNIVLIKVKAEDGSEVLHAVDLSTDNLLWSTKLADANLTKDALKFVSKANGWDVLSVNLFKPAATASGNVIYNNNGKLALLNATNGSIIWENDCNPGTFFTTPNQSTILVVEKRSAASNLMSLSGPKPFSKKIIAINAETGKNIWAEPIELEGDYKLHKFLDDNQIAFANKNSVNLYDIQTGKKVWKRDYEADNIRTISLIGDGLEVQFGNKIMAVDLKSGKKAWKKPVEMEDVDDKEEFDILRKEYKNTNVAITPKNLNVYDKASGDRKWGFLFNENDRLTFDDANGKIVVIGKKHIYLLDPDNQNKKPKAADIKIKEPKEIVGCDIKADGYFIYGQKEYIFIKKDGTVVEHKTYEQLQGSRLKRAGLLTASIASGILGTQVTTTYADGRKSESGLFVDPQTAKNFEEASLAQDALRAKLKANDKMRRAVRTNENYAYFLKGDNSNNKTAISLVVVDKQTGKEVKTIDFSSNREVIYEVDSSNGLLYFMDNGNFNILSI